In the Nitrospinota bacterium genome, CGGGTTTCAGGAAGCGTGATTTTTGGAGCGGCTGGAGCACGACTGATATTTCCCGATATTAGTGATCCGGAAAAGTTTCAAAAACGTTTGAAAATTATACTTGCGGAACATAACCGTTTTAATCTGGAAATAAAAACAGATTTGATCAGTGAGAACCCATTAACAATTGATATTTTGCTACGTTCTGCTGAAAAAGACCCGCACTCAGGGGTCAATGGAGGTCCGGTTCCGATTCCAGAATTGCAATTGGCTTGCATGATAGATGAACTTATTTCCAATGAAGGTCACTGGCATCCAAGACTTGAAGAACTGCGAACCAAGAAAGTAAAAATGATGCAGGTCGAGTCACTAAAAGTTGATCACGATTTTTTAGTTCATCGATATGATGAAAAATCTGCAAGATCTCTGGTGGAAATAAGGTTGGCCCCTGGAAACAACGAATTGCAAGCTAATGAGGCCCTGAGGTCGTATCTTGAAGAGAATGTTTTACCTGGGTTTACTTTAGATATACTTGCTGACAAAGGAGCATCTCCCTGGATGACGGAAATCAAGCATCCGGTTTTCCCATTGATTCTGGATTCATTAGAAAAAGGCTTTGGTGAAAAAGCATGCCTCTATGGCTGTGGCGGTACGATTCCGTTTGTTGCGAAACTTATGCATGCTTTGGGAAATGTTCATCCACTGTGCCTGGGTGCTTATGACCCGGAGGCTAGAATGCATGAGCCTGGGGAAAGTTTGTCTATGCCTGATTTGTTAGGGTGCACGCGATCCATCATACTTTTTTTGTCCAGGGTTGATAAAATTTATAAATAACTCAATCAATGATGAACTTGTCTGTAAATTGTTAAGTTTATTACAGGGCTATTTTTCAATACCATTCTTTCCTTATGTGAGTTTGCAAAACTTTATAAATTTCAATTTGTTATAAGACCTAACAAAAATTAGGTAGATGTCTTGAAGGTGAAAGTTTTAAAGTTCATGACACCAATAATTTCATTTTCTATCATCAAAGGGATAGTCACACAGAACTTACAGGAAAAGAGAGGATTTTTTCTTCCTTGAAAATAACGTGAGATGGAAAAGTCCTGTTCAAAGATATATCTTCCTGAGGTGGTAGCTTCCCTCATGATAGGAGAATCATTTTGATATAGAGAGTATCCTTCCTTGATTTCTGGGTGATTGTGGCTGGCGAGGGTGAGTCTGCGCCGGTTTTTATCAAAAAGAAAAAATGTGAAATACTTCACAGATAAGATAAATGGGAGTTTTTCTACCATTACTTGGAAAATCTCCTCCAAGCTCAGTAGGTTGATGCTTTTCTGTAAATAAATAAGGTGGTCGAGCTTTTCGAGAGAATCACCAAGTAGGGAATTTTGTTTTTTAAGAATATTCCTGATGGTTTCTGCTTCCCGCCATCTCAATTTATCGTGTTCTAAGGAGTTCATGAGTTAGTTGAAAGTTTACATATTCTGAGAAACTCGTCCGTATTGGATTCCGCCAAATATTCGGCTATTTTTAATGGGAAGGTTATGTTTTCCTGTAAAATGGTCGTAAAATTTAATATAGCTGCTTTTATTATATTATTGACTAAGATGTTTTAAAAATAAGATTTTAGCCTGATTGGATCACTGGCGGCATCGCTCTGGGTCCAAGTTGGTATATTTTTTGCTTTTATATAGAAAAAATTTAAAACGTCAAAAACTATGACTATTTTTTTAAATTCTATCAGGCTCATTTTGTTTTTCCTGATCTCTTTTTCGAGTGTGTTGGGCGCAGGTGAAATGGCTTGGGCTCAGGAATTTGGGTTTGACTCCATTCAGCGTCGGCAGGTTTCTACTATAAAAATAGGACCACATCCTATCTATACCCGGATTCTTGTCAACATGACGGAATCGTCCTCTTATGAGGTTAAAGCAGATTTTGCCAAAAAGCGTATTGTGCTGATTATACCTGAGATGAATAAGGGTTCCCGGCTACGAAGCAGATCGTTTAATGATAAAAATCTTAAGGGGTATTCAGTTCGATCGATAGGTGAGGATTTACAAGTTACCTTCATGCTGAAAAACCCAAACACCCGTTTTTTTCATTCTGTAAATCCTCAAAAACCTCAAATTATATTGGACCTCAAGGGTGAGACTCGTTCTATTTTAAGAACTAGAATTGGTAAACCTGAACCGAGTTCCGGCATTGAAACAACCCTTGAAGAAGCGCCACTTCCCAAAAAAGCAAGACTAGTTGGCCATAGCCCAAAGGAAATCCGGGAAATTGTTGCCAAATCTCAGGAAGAAAAAGAAATAAACGGATTTGAGGATTACAAGAAGGCATTAACAGAATTCCAACAGGCAAAATACCCTAGTGCCGCAAAAATGCTTGGAGAATTTCAAAAAAATTACCCTGAAAGCAAATACCTCGACCACATATATTATTTAAAAGCAGAAGCAGAATTCCGCATTACTTTTAGGGAGTTGAATCCGGTCTTTGACAAGGCCTTGGCTTCTTACAAACTGGCTATCAGGGAATTCCCCAAATCAAAATTTTACGACCATGCTCTGCTTAAGGTGGCAACAATATTTGATGAAATCGGTTATAGCCTGGAGGCCCGTACCTTATACAATCAGGGACTCAAAGCCAACCCCAAAAGTCTATACAATGATGTCAGGAAAAACAGCCTGGCTGCCATGTTGGTTAAAGAAGGACGGTTGGAAGAGGCCTTTGAAGCATTTCAGAAAATATTAAGGAAGTCCCCAAAAAATATTGAGGCCAGGGCGGGAATTTTCGAGATTGCCAACAAGTTTTATCAGGAAAATGATTACCCACGTGCTTTAAAAATATTTGAGGCCGGAGCCAAACGTTGGCCGGGTGAACTTAACGAAAAACCAGAAATAAATTTTGCGTTGGCAGAGATTTATTTCTCTCAAAAGAATTATAAGAAGGCAAGAAAACATTTTTTCAACCTCTTGAATCTGGCCCCTGCTTCCAAAAATGCACATAAGGCTCTGAATAGAATTGGTGACTCTTTCATCGTTGAAGGACAGTATCAGAATGCCCTAGCAGTTTTTGATGAATCCGGTAAGAGGAAAGACAAAAAACTGGATGATAAGGGTAAACCCGTTTTGGATGAAGAAGGCAACGAAATCCTGGAAATAACGGAGAACACTCAATATGGAAGAATTCGAATGGCTGATATTGGTGTGCGCAAGCCTCGTTTAAAAATAAGGGATATTGTTTTTGATGTTGGCCCTTATTACAAGCCGTTCAAGACTTATGATAAAATTTTTGCCGAGGCTCAAAGCGTTGATATCCTGGCAGAAGTTACTTTGAGCAGAGGGGTTGCTTTTTTATTGGAGCAAAACTATCTCAAGGCAATAGATGAATTCAAAAAGCTTTTACCTTTGGGACCAGAATCAAGGTTTTTTCAAGAAGCCGATCGCTATATTCGGCAGGCACTGATTGCGCTGGTCGACAGGTTCGCCAAACAGGACGGA is a window encoding:
- a CDS encoding tetratricopeptide repeat protein, with protein sequence MTIFLNSIRLILFFLISFSSVLGAGEMAWAQEFGFDSIQRRQVSTIKIGPHPIYTRILVNMTESSSYEVKADFAKKRIVLIIPEMNKGSRLRSRSFNDKNLKGYSVRSIGEDLQVTFMLKNPNTRFFHSVNPQKPQIILDLKGETRSILRTRIGKPEPSSGIETTLEEAPLPKKARLVGHSPKEIREIVAKSQEEKEINGFEDYKKALTEFQQAKYPSAAKMLGEFQKNYPESKYLDHIYYLKAEAEFRITFRELNPVFDKALASYKLAIREFPKSKFYDHALLKVATIFDEIGYSLEARTLYNQGLKANPKSLYNDVRKNSLAAMLVKEGRLEEAFEAFQKILRKSPKNIEARAGIFEIANKFYQENDYPRALKIFEAGAKRWPGELNEKPEINFALAEIYFSQKNYKKARKHFFNLLNLAPASKNAHKALNRIGDSFIVEGQYQNALAVFDESGKRKDKKLDDKGKPVLDEEGNEILEITENTQYGRIRMADIGVRKPRLKIRDIVFDVGPYYKPFKTYDKIFAEAQSVDILAEVTLSRGVAFLLEQNYLKAIDEFKKLLPLGPESRFFQEADRYIRQALIALVDRFAKQDGNLPILYSYSDFISLPVGDVRNAQTLLQVGEAYQAIGMFAEAVKFYEKVKELDSQKTYQDRVFLNLGQIHLEDSSYDEALIVGKSFLKNYPRSKWITDAMKLMADALKGKGDFSGALNAYNDLIPKAEDEAEIYFLIGETYSDMNQLADAVQSYKKAISSYDRVERKIPEYLQKAYYNLGISLYKLSRFGPALEALKSARELFPDNSLRDWADFLIIESLEKLGDPSKITEGLNRLVKTDSADDLTRKAAESKSKIRDWEKQLKEG